ATGATTGCCTATaactagttttgttttttgcagtgggTATAACTGCGTACAATAAAGGCTGTGCTGAGGAGCGCGAGTGTTCGGAGAGCGGGCACATGGTTCACATTGGAGTCGTCGGCAGCAGAGTGCAGTGCTGCTCTGCCAGTCTGTGCAACGTCAGCGGCGCCGCACGTGCGCGGCTCAGTCCGCAGCTGCTTGGGGTTTCCGCAGCGCTACTGTACCTGGTTGGCATGGCTGGAGTATAACGGCCCCTTGCACTACTCCTGGGCGGTACTCTCGTCTTGTAACGGTTGTTTACTTCAGTGCATGAAATCTTGAGTTCCCCGTTATCGGTTCCTTCTGAAAagtatgtatttaattgttttttttttttttaataagtgtaaCATGAAAATAAAGTTGTTTGTCCAAACTGATAATCTCTTGGTGCGTAATATAATTGTTGTACCTGAAGAACTGTCGGTGTtttaccggggattgaacccacgaccctcctccACTGCTGCCCCGAATTCTGACTGCTTTGACAGAGTTTTAAGTCTCCAAAGAGCAAAATATCTTTGTTCGAGTTTGGCACCAAAACGGTAACACCTACGCATAGTTgaacatatttatttgtatttattgcatttatatagcgctttgtatacaaaagtatcgcaaagcactgtacagtacgtaTCGGAAAAAAAggacaaaccacaatacatttgtgtagCATGTCACCCATAACATATCACCTCTTCCCCTATGAACAGAACATATAATTCAGCCTTAAAATAACATTTCAGACATAACTTACCAAGCGTGTTTATTAAATACCAAATCTACAACAATCATGCTCGGCACAGAAATAGCGTGAATCATCTTCTACATTCAGAAACAAAGACGatgacttttttgttgttttggttgttAAATTTAAGCGAAACTCCACGAGATGAGTTCTGTCGAGCGCGGACGGTTTTAAAGTTTATATTGAAAAATGCATCTTACAGCAGTTTTATGTCGTCAGAAAGTACTTTAAATGAAATTCTGACGGTCGAATACTCACCCAGCTAggtagattttaaaatgtaaaatggtgTATCATAGTAGTAAATGCCTGTGTTGATCTGGCTTGAAAGAGATGCTTTCGAGAAGGATGTTACTTCTTCACGATTATCaagtcaaattattttatttgatcaaaTCAGAACACAGACTCGATTGATGTAATTTGATACTGTAACTTTTTGTCAGGTTTTATGAAGCATgactcacggagacagtgtggCGTTCTCGATTTCAGGATTTATTGGTACTAAACAGAACTCATATACCCCCTTCTAGACCCTCTCCTCATTTCCCGCCACGGCTCAACCAATCAAGCCCATGCTCTGCAGGTTCCTTTTTTCTCACAGCTAACAGAGAAAAAGCCTGGGATTAGCCAGTGCAACCCcggacagcagcagcattcacacaCTCATTCACTCCCCCTCCCCATGATAACTAACGGGCAGAGCATCCCcggacagcagcagcattcacaCGCTCATTCACTCCCCCTCCCCATGATAACTAACGGGCAGAGCATCCCcggacagcagcagcattcacacactcattcactcccccttcccatgatAACTAACGGGCAGAGCATCCCcggacagcagcagcattcacacaCTCATTCACTCCCCCTCCCCATGATAACTAACGGGCAGAGCATCCCcggacagcagcagcattcacacaCTCATTCACTCCCCCTCCCCATGATAACTAACGGGCAGAGCATCCCcggacagcagcagcattcacacaCTCATTCACTCCCCCTCCCCATGATAACTAACGGGCAGAGCATCCCcggacagcagcagcattcacaCGCTCATTCACTCCCCCTCCCCATGATAACTAACGGGCAGAGCATCCCcggacagcagcagcattcacacaCTCATTCACTCCCCCTCCCCATGATAACTAACGGGCAGAGCATCCCcggacagcagcagcattctcACGCTCATTCACTCCCCCTCCCCATGATAACTAACGGGCAGAGCATCCCcggacagcagcagcattcacacaCTCATTCACTCCCCCTCCCCATGATAACTAACGGGCAGAGCATCCCcggacagcagcagcattctcATTCACTCCCCCTCCCCATGATAACTAACGGGTAGAGCATCCCcggacagcagcagcattcacacaCTCATTCACTCCCCCTCCCCATGATAACTAACGGGCAGAGCATCCCcggacagcagcagcattctcATTCACTCCCCCTCCCCATGATAACTAACGGGCAGAGCATCcccagacagcagcagcattcgCACACTcattcactcccccttcccatgatAACTAACGGGCAGAGCATCCCcggacagcagcagcattcacaCGCTCATTCACTCCCCCTCCCCATGATAACTAACGGGCAGAGCATCCCcggacagcagcagcattcacacaCTCATTCACTCCCCCTCCCCATGATAACTAACGGGCAGAGCATCCCcggacagcagcagcattcacaCGCTCATTCACTCCCTCTTCCCATGATAACTAACGGGCAGAGCATCCCcggacagcagcagcattcacacaCTCATTCACTCCCCCTCCCCATGATAACTAACGGGCAGAGCATCCCcggacagcagcagcattcacacactcattcactcccccttcccatgatAACTAACGGGCAGAGCATCCCcggacagcagcagcattcacacaCTCATTCACTCCCCCTCCCCATGATAACTAACGGGCAGAGCATCCCcggacagcagcagcattcacacactcattcactcccccttcccatgatAACTAACGGGCAGAGCATCCCcggacagcagcagcattcacacactcattcactcccccttcccatgatAACTAACGGGCAGAGCATCCCcggacagcagcagcattcacacactcattcactcccccttcccatgatAACTAATGGGCAGAGCATCCCcggacagcagcagcattcacacactcattcactcccccttcccatgatAACTAACGGGCAGAGCATCCCcggacagcagcagcattctcATTCACTCCCCCTCCCCATGTTAACTAACGGGCAGAGCATCCCcggacagcagcagcattcacaCGCTcattcactcccccttcccatgatAACTAACGGGCAGAGCATCCCcggacagcagcagcattcacacactcattcactcccccttcccatgatAACTAATGGGCAGAGCATCCCcggacagcagcagcattcacacaCTCATTCACTCCCCCTCCCCATGATAACTAACGGGCAGAGCATCCCcggacagcagcagcattcacaCGCTcattcactcccccttcccatgatAACTAACGGGCAGAGCATCCCcggacagcagcagcattcacacactcattcactcccccttcccatgatAACTAACGGGCAGAGCATCCCcggacagcagcagcattcacacactcattcactcccccttcccatgatAACTAACGGGCA
The Acipenser ruthenus chromosome 3, fAciRut3.2 maternal haplotype, whole genome shotgun sequence genome window above contains:
- the LOC131708126 gene encoding prostate stem cell antigen-like, with product MTAQITMLLLACFGLCEVVALTCYQCTTAFSNTDCNSKIQTCYSESKCKTTVTTVMGITAYNKGCAEERECSESGHMVHIGVVGSRVQCCSASLCNVSGAARARLSPQLLGVSAALLYLVGMAGV